From candidate division TA06 bacterium, one genomic window encodes:
- the smpB gene encoding SsrA-binding protein SmpB, whose protein sequence is MKVAATNRRARHDFFILETYEAGLELKGSEVKSLRAGTVSLKGSYGRVEGGEVYVYDFHITPYEKSGPSAPDPKRPKKLLLKTSEIKRLYGKTRERGYTLIPLSVYFNDRGYAKLELGLCRGKRLYDKREAIKERDIRREKEAELRKCR, encoded by the coding sequence ATGAAAGTTGCTGCAACCAACCGTCGTGCACGCCACGACTTCTTTATTCTGGAAACGTACGAGGCGGGATTAGAACTGAAGGGCTCAGAGGTGAAGTCTTTGAGAGCTGGCACCGTGAGTCTCAAAGGTTCATATGGTAGGGTGGAAGGTGGAGAGGTGTATGTATACGATTTCCACATAACCCCATACGAAAAGAGCGGTCCTTCTGCGCCCGATCCCAAGAGGCCCAAGAAGCTTCTACTGAAAACCTCAGAGATAAAGAGGCTTTATGGCAAGACGCGAGAGCGAGGGTACACTCTGATCCCCCTTTCCGTGTATTTCAACGACAGAGGATATGCGAAACTGGAGTTGGGACTCTGCAGGGGCAAGAGGCTTTATGACAAGAGGGAGGCCATAAAGGAGAGGGACATAAGAAGAGAGAAGGAGGCTGAGTTGAGGAAGTGCAGGTAA